TCTAGGCCTCCAGCACTGCCAGCTAGAGGAGGAGGATATTTTAGTAGAGGGGGTTCGCAGTCGGGCAGGGGTGGCCATCAGCCTAGCAGAGGTGATCATCAGTCTGGTAGGGGCAGCGTTCAGTCAGTGAGAGGAGGATCTCAGGCAGTCCGTGGTGGTCGTGGAGGCACACAGTCCGAGGGTGGACGTGCCCATTTCTATGCTTTTTCGGGTAGACCAGAGGCCGAGGCCTCTGATGCGGTTATCACAGGTATTATTTTGGTTTGCCACCGATCAGCTTCTGTCTtatttgatccaggttctactttctcttatgtgtccacCTATTTCTCTACGGGTCTGGATATGCTTTGTGATATGCTTGATGTACCTATTCGTGTCTCTACTcctgtcggagattctgtgatagtagatcgggtctataggtcttgtgtggtcacgtttatggggtatgatacttgggtagacttggttattttgaatatggtggactttgatattattttgggcatggactggttatctccttatcatgctattttagactgtcatgccaagacagtcacgttgGCAATGCCAGGTATTCCacggttagagtggaagggtactcctagtccaacacctaagaagatcatatcatttcttcgggcgaagaaattagtggataagggatgtttagcatatttggctCATATTCGGGATACTAGTGTGGATACTCCTTCCGTAGAGTCAGTGCAGTTGTTTGTGAGTTCTCAGAGGTTTTCCCTACAGATTTGCCTGGTATGCCGCCTGATCGagatattgacttttgcattgacttggagccaggcacccgacctatttctattccaccctatcggatggctccggtagagttgagagagttaaaggagcagttgGAGGACTTGTTGagcaaaggatttattagacccagtgtTTCTCCCTGGGGTGCTCCCGTTCTGTTCGTGAAGAAGAATATGGTaccatgcggatgtgtatcgattaccggcaattgaacaaggttacaatcataaataaatatccaataccccgcattgatgacttatttgaccagctttagGGTGCATCGATCTTctctaagattgatttgaggtcaggctatcatcaattgaagagtcgagcggaggatattccgaagaccgctttcaggacccgatatggtcattatgagttcttggtgatgtctttcgggcttactaatgcccccgcagcattcatggatttgatgaatgggataTTCAAGCCTTACTTAGATTcattcgtgatcgtgtttattgatgacatcttggtatactctcggagtaaggaagatcatgagaagcatttgaggatcgtgcttggcctattgaaggagaagaaattgtatgccaagttttccaagtgtgagttctggctcagttccgtggcatttttgggacatgtggtgtccaaggacgggattatggttgatcccaagaagatcgagGTGGTTAGAGATTGGGCCAAGCCTACTTCGGTGACTGAGATTCGGAGCTTCGTGGGCCTTGCGAGTTATTATCGtcgatttgtgaaggggttttcatctattgcttcccatttgactaggttgactcaAAAGAACGTgcctttccagtggtccgatgagtgtgaagagagctttcaaaagctcaaggctttattgacttcagccccgattttggctttacctgtggagggaaaggactttactgtttattgtgatgcttctcggattggcttaggttgtgtgctgatgcaagagggtagggtgatcgcgtatgcttcaagacaattgaAGGTTCACGATAAAAACTaccctactcatgacttagagttggctgcagtagtcttcgctttgaagatttggagacattacttgtatggagtccaTTATGAGGTGTTCAcggatcaccgtagtcttcagcatgtgtttaatcaGCGGGACCTAAATTCGAGGCagcgtagatggatggagttgcttaaggactatgatatcaccattctttatcatccgggaaaggcaaatgtggtagctgatgcgttgagccgaaaggcagtgagtatgggtagcttggcacGTTTGATTGTGGAAGAgcgtcctttagccatggaggtgcagtgtttggctaatagtatggtgagactcgatatttcagaacctggtaaggttctagcttgtgtggaggcgagGTCGTCTCTTTTAGAACAGATTAGggcccagcagtttgaggatgtgaaattgtgcaagATTCGAGACAAAGTGCTAAGTGGAGAAGCCAAAGAGGCtattcttgatgatgagggtgttttgaggattaaggggcgcattTGCGTTCCTAGAGTTAGTGATTTGATTTCGTTGATCTtgaaagaggctcatagttccagatactccattcatccaggagcaacaaagatgtatcgtgacttgaggcaacactattggtggggtagaatgaagagagacattgtggagttcgttgctcagtgttcgaattgccagcaggttaagtatgagcaccagagaccaggtggtgtgcttcagaggatgcccattcccgaatggaaatgggaaaggattgctatggatttcgtggttggtcttccgaagactttgggcaagtttgattcgatttgggttattgtggataggttgactaaatCTGCACACTTCATTCCGGTTCAGACTACTTATAACGCGGAGAAGTTGGCCAGGATCTACATCCGAGAGATAGtgcgattgcatggggttcctatttccatcatttccgACAGAGGCACCCAGTTTACTTCCtatttctggaggactttgcagaaggaattgggaactcagttagatcttagcaccgcgttccacccgcagacagatggtcagtccgagagggGCTAAGTTATGGGGCTTAACCCACTTCTTATGACCCTTATATATTAGAAGCCTAGggtttaaaaataattcatttaTTGTGGGCATGAAAAATAAATAGAAGAGAAACAACTTTGACGAAGGGGAAAAGACGAAGAAGCAGTGGGTAAGAGAGGGCAGTTACTTGTTTTCGTGGATTGAAGAAGTACACCTCCagcctttatttatttatcttcTTTGGAAGGGAATAAGGTACATTATTTGGATTGTTTTCATATATTTCTTTGATAGCATAGCTTGGAAAAAAAACGTAGGAAAATTAAGATACTTTTTCCTCTATTACGTACATGATTTGAAGTGGTGAAAAAGATTTTAGACTACTACTTTTTCCTCTGTCCTAATTTCATGCCACTGTTTAAATGATATGAAGGCAACTTCTTGTTGTGATAATGTGAAGGTGAAGTAGAATTAGACTTCTTTACGGGTACAATTCCTTGCTATAAGTTTAGGTGATAGATAGTGGAGGTCATAATGATTACCAAATGATTGAGGACAAATTGATAGAGTTAATGTTGGGGGCTATGTTCTGTACGTTTTCTTATTAAGTTAGCACTGTGTCCgtaatttatttcattttcttttggtTTTGAAATTGTCATACGTTCATCACGTAAAAGTTTCAATTTTGATATGTTGAGTCTATATGATTGAATATTAGCAGTATTGGGATATATGAATACCTTCAAATTCATTGTCTTTGAATTGTGGAAGGTTAGATTTTGTCCGAAGTTAAGATTTTGGGGTAATTAAAGGTTTCGAGTCATAGCTATAAGAAAtgagaattaatgatttgagagtccatttatggatgaaattgataatttttaaaatatatgaCCTTTGGATTatgggtgaaattatttttcaataaaattccaattttgcccctgTGGGCCCGAGGTCACTTTTCGggtgcgtttttgggtttcgaatataaatatagcaatatgggtgtcctcagattcgtattctaacgtagatcacATATTTTATAGATTTTAATCGTTCAGAGGCTCCACGCAAAGGGAAGACAttggtttgattgttcgtggcacctgctcggcattgaggtaggttacggtctactttagttagactctgattagagaatcgtatgtagttgtagaaagtgacggggatagcatgataggccttcgggcatgaagtggaggtgcattccaattaggttggttttgtcagctgttatgtgggcttgtcgccaaatgtgttatttatgtgattatcacttgttagtatctccgtcacatactagttcactcatcacatgaaaaggaatggtaatattgataattggacaatggacagtaatatgacttgtacttgttgatttatattggtgatattgttgagactgatatcatgcatggcatactttccatattattgttgtgatgattggtgaggtgagtgattgagagactccaaGGTTTTTGCCGGAGATGGAGAGtaacagagagactccgaggtcatTGCTGGATATTGAGAGTGattaatagcctccgaggtttctgccggagagcacgagtagtacatggacttcgcgggtcccccatgggtcatagcttgaggcactgcccttagcatgtgtgtacgagagtggagtgagagaggtgactattgcattgcattgcattcatccactcatatatttgattgatcatttggtgaattatatctgtcttggttgatttcatgattcctttacactttacttgtatatgatacgtgaccatacctgtttgctctatgtgctacttgttggtttcaacttcttcatgcgttatctaatcattgtcggcctatgatgcttaccggtacaagtgttgtactgatactactcttgctgcacttttgttgagtgtagagtacgatccaggttccagttctacaccccgtgactgatacgcgagggtgacatcttttagtcattcagggtgagctacttggtcatccgtggcccctgaaggacctcttctatttatttctgtttttgtaaTCGACAGACAGTATATAGCCTTtgggtattttcagacttctatttcgtactatgttagcgctcttgtaccttttgaccagattttggggttgtcgtgacatttttagttttgataagtatttaagacttgataacttattcttatttaattttccgcttatttaattagttattagtaatgtggttcgcctacttggagggatagtgtaggtgccaccgcGACtcccgaattgggtcgtgacagaataagggcaatcgtgcaaatttccCTCAGACGTATTTACCACTTTTATCCGGTAGGCCCTCATGGAGTCAACTTGGTTTACAAcaattatattacattatttgtTCTCTACAACATCTTGCTATAGCAactaaaaaaatctgaaaaacgacaccataccaatatcaatatGTATCTTGGCctcaataatataaaaaaaaattctttctatgATCTAGAACATAATTTCCCTAGTTAGAGCATGCAGGCAGTTTACGAGTCCTACAATaatgaaaaacaaaaaatattactccatctgtttcaatttatgtgacactctttcctttttagttgaCTTATGGTATCTTAATTAATAGGTGCCACATGggtggatatgtatatgaatcgGCTTATTTCATGCCCATTTGAATAGTGTCACATTAAAAGGGACGGATAGCTGTATTTTGGGGGAaagatgcttcagtccttctcttagtcctccatgataccatcatagtatataaatatactgagatggtatcatgaaagATGCTTCAGTCTTTCTCTTgttcctccatgataccatcatggtatataaatatactgagacgtattatgaatgatcatgttcatttattaaaaatgacaCACTTTTCTCGGAAAAAACCTCTATGATACCATTGTCTTATATACGTATAatgtgatggtatcatggaggactgcttcagtccttcaatgagacacttcTCGGGACCATGGTACCatcgtgatatataaatatactgagacggtatcatggaggactgctttAGTCCTTCTCTtggtcctccatgataccatcatgatatataaatatattgcgatggtatcatggaggaagaGGTTTGGGCTAGGGGGGACACGTCGGGTAATTAATTGGGCTGGGCTGGGCGGAAGCGAAAATAGTTTAGAAGGGGACATGACCGGTAATTAGTTTGAGTTGGGCGAGCAATTAGTGATGTTTTCCCTATTTTTTGGCCTGTCAATAAATTAACTGTACACAGATATGTGATACATCGTTAAAAAGTTCAATTACGAAACCATGATTCTGTGACTTGAAAAAATTGCTAATGTTTCAGGAAACTTAGTACTTAATATATATTGCTTTTGTTCCAAGGAAATGTACTTCAAAATGCTTAGCTTTTCCAAAACTAGTTAACTTGTCGTGGttataaaaattatatatatagtgAATTTAGAAATACTACTCTTATAAAGTATCTTTTAGTCAAGGTAAAAAGAGATGTATTTTTATGATGTATATACGTATAAAATTAACCATATATAATAATATCCATGTatataaatatcttaattagattaGAACATAGATGAACTATTATGAGGATACAACTGAATATTGAAGAATTTTTTTAAACCTTTATTCATTGCAATAATTTCATTGTTGCATTGGGTTTGACAGATAATTTTGTTAATCCATCGTATATGACAACCAATTATTGGAAGCACCCATTGGAAAAAATAATAGTAACAAATTATGGTGCATTTTACcttctttttttataaaattaatatCCGTTTGTGTAGAGATTAATTTAGACTAAATTCATAAATATCTTTAACACTTGCTAATGCCGATAATGTAACTACCTAAGGTTTCTATATGTGAATAAGTGTCATGTATTGTGTCCACTTTGGCCAACAGACGTCACAAAGTCATGGATTTATCCCTTGGGCTATGTCCTCATCGAGCCAAAAGCGCAAATAAATAATGTGCACTTCTGCTTCTTCAGAAACTTAACAACCTAGAAGTATTTTAGTCATTCTCTTTTACCCGCCTTCCATCACGGGCATCACAATAagctaaaatatatttttatgcAAACTAATCAAATCTTGTATTTCTAGCCGACGGATAATCTTGCAAATACCTTAATTTGGTGATTTACATAGTCCAACAAAATAAACACAAGGAGACTACAAAAGTAATGTGTTTATTAAAAAGAAAGACCTCCACGAGTATCACCATGCACGCACAACTGAAAATCACACCTATTTTCTACACGCACTTCTTTCCATCctaatcactactaaaaaaaatttTCGACCTCACGCGGTCGAAATAAAGTTTTCTACCTAAATTACGAAAATAAAATTTTTGACCTCACGCGgtcgaaaaaattatttttatagaaatattatttaaaGTTTTCGACCTCGTCTGGTCGAAATATGATagaagataaaaataaaaaaaaaattcagaatttcgaccgcatgaggtcgaaatttagcaatattgttgccagatttcgacctcatgaggtcgaaattgaAAATGTTGCccagatttcgacctcatgaggtcgaaattgaAAATGTTGCCTAGATTTTCGACTTCGTGCGGTTGAAATTTTAATTTGTGAGTACAATTTCGACCTTATGAGGTCGAAAATTATCAATATCTGGGTgaattttcgacctcatgaggtcgaaaatctAGAAAAAAAATTTCAGCATTCAACTGCTTTTACAGCAGCCCACCTGTCAATCACACTCATCAACAAGTCCAATTCATCAAAGCACTTCTACAATCATAAACTTCACATTCTAAAATCAAATTCAGCCTCAAGTTTCAATTTAAAGTACTTCTAAATAtccttaaaactacattcaaacacttgaACATCGTAAAGTTAAACAACCATAAACTACTTTCTACATTCAAACATTTAAACATCGTAAAGTTAAAACATCCATAAACTACTTCCTacaatcaaattcaccttcaaaagtACATCTAATTCGAATTAGTactatcataaaaaaaaattacatatccAAGAAAACATAGCAATATTACAATCCAAAAGTATATGAATCAAAAAAGTCAACGTTGGGTATTAGAGACATGATCCAATTCCGCCCCACTATCCTCATCAACAAGAGCACGAACTATGTTGTCTTGTGACCTACGTCATCTACTGGGCTGTGACCTAAATCTCAAATTGTTAATATTCACGAAAAAAGAACCAAGTTTCATCTATTGTACCGAGCTATTGTCTTTTTCTCTCAGGAACCTTTTCTTATCATAATGACTTGTATTTCCAGTAGCTCTGCAACCAGAAAAGGTGCTAGTCCCATTAGGATATTCTACTCCAAACTGCAAGATAAGTAACTCATTAAGTGGCCGCTCATCCTCACCATAACTGCAAGGTTGAAGAAACAAAAGTTAAAGATATAAAATAAACTGGAATTAAACAGGAAAAAATGGACTAAAGTTGATAAAAATCTCACCCTCCATAGATTACAATATCTGTGTTCCGAGCAGCAGCAGTATGAGAAAATCGTCCCTGTGGTTTTTGGCCCATTACATCAAGCTGCGTCCATGATGAATTTATCACATCAAGAACCCAAACATCATTGTAGTATTTCTTGTCTCCAACTCCACCAATCACATATACCTGTAAAGTGAGTTTTTGCCTTTGTTAATAATTGTTTAGTATATTTACTGAAAGACTACAGTATCAGTTACTTGCCTTCAACCCAAAATTCACAGAGGCATGACCGGCTCGAGCACCAGGTGATCGTCCAACAACATCCAGCTGGTAAGAAAGAGAACGAACCGTCATCTTACACAACCTTTAGACAATTATTATCTCTATATCCAAACTATAGGAAATAGAATATCATTGACCTTCCTTAAGTCATTTGTACCCCCAAATACTACCATTCTGTGGCCAACAAGAACAACATTGTGGCTATCTCTTGGCCCCGGTCCTTGCCCTGTTGTGACAAGGATGCTCCAAGCCATTGCCTCAAGATTTAGTACAAGTACATCGCTAAAATGTAAACCCCCTCGACATCCCTGAAATTGAGAAAATCGATTTAATGGAGGTATATTTGACCACTAAAAGATACCAACCAATTCACACAAAGTTATCTAGACATATGCTGCACATATTAAAATTGTTGTGGATCACTTCAATCTCTAGAACAGAGAATACCTTTATATATGTATCCAACACATATCAACGGGAAAAAATACTAAACCAGCAGAAAAACAAGACCAAACAAGCAGAAAACAGCAATGCAGCAGAAAGAAACAGAAGAAAAACAGCAAAAAAAACAGCAGAGAACTAACgagcaacccaaaaaaaaaacagcttCATCCTAAACTGTTTTTAACCAGCAACCCAGCAGAAAAACACCACTAAACTGTTTTTAACCAGCAAATGAACACCTTCTCTCTCAAATCCAGAAAACACATCTTCTCTCTCGAAGTTGATCATTAAATGAACACCAAAAGCCAAACTAATTGCCATCACATTTAATAAAACTACCTGGCAAACAAATTGACCGACTCTCTCAGGGTATTCTCCTCCAGTAGCTCTTGATGCTCCCACATCCTGTCATCAATTTACATAAATGAAATTTCAAATCTTTCGTGCTGTCTTCACTAAAAATTAGAAGTACAAAATGTACAAAAAAAGAAAATCTTTCTTCTTTCAGGCTACAATTTTCAAAGATTAAAAATAGGTATCACTAATGTCTAGAAAGACTAAAAATCATAAATGAAGATAGATATCACTAATGTCTAAAAGGAAAGATCTTTCTTCTTTTGAACTACTATTTCAAGGATTAACAATAGCTATCACTAATGTCTAAAAGGATTAACTATAGCTATCACTAATGTCTAAAAGGATTAACAATAGCTATCACTGATGTCTGCTGGTAATTCTAACAATGCTAATTTATTAATGTAAAGTTGTATGCCAATTAGCACCGCGCTAATATATTTTTCTGGAAGGTTTAGATATATAAGAAAACTCTTCTTGGAAAACCACCACTTATGCAGCTGTTAGCGAACTGCAAAAAGATTACCCGCAGAAGAAGTTGTTAAACGACAAACTAGAGAATAAGTGAAATTAGAAACATGACATTACCATATAATAAGTACATTTCATAGAAGAATTCGAGGATGAAAAATAATGATAGATTTGTTACCTTAAAATGCCTTCAGGATCAAAAGCGGCATGACACCAAGATGGCATGTTGGATCCATTGCATTCATGTGAAAGATAATATTGGTCATGAAGGGGCTAACTGTGAGGTTTGGACATAAGCTTGTTAGTAGTGCAGTTCAGTAAAAAGTTACCTTCATATTTCTATATACAGGTTTTGCATAGAGGTGATTTATTCCAAGAATATAGCGATCAACCATTCCAGCAGAATTACATGCAGGTCCAAGATCTCCTCTAACAGAACATTTTAGCTGCAAGTGGCAACAAAACTCAAAGCAGTTCTTAGTTGCCATGTTTTAGGACTGCAGCTTCGAGTTTATTTACTGCAGTAATTTAGTTTTCCTGAGGTAATTTCTTTTCCTAGTCTTTAGGAGTTTTTCAGCAGATTTGTTGCTGATCTTTAGGTCTTTGAAGTTAGTATTCTATTATAAATTGAAGTCTTAATTGCAGTGATATATCGAACTTTTCAATTTCAGTTATTTAGCTCTATTTCTTTGCTATTCTCATTCTTTCATTACTCAAAagttttcctttgttctttttctgtt
The sequence above is a segment of the Lycium barbarum isolate Lr01 chromosome 6, ASM1917538v2, whole genome shotgun sequence genome. Coding sequences within it:
- the LOC132598581 gene encoding uncharacterized protein LOC132598581 isoform X1; translated protein: MAWSILVTTGQGPGPRDSHNVVLVGHRMVVFGGTNDLRKLDVVGRSPGARAGHASVNFGLKVYVIGGVGDKKYYNDVWVLDVINSSWTQLDVMGQKPQGRFSHTAAARNTDIVIYGGYGEDERPLNELLILQFGVEYPNGTSTFSGCRATGNTSHYDKKRFLREKDNSSVQ
- the LOC132598581 gene encoding uncharacterized protein LOC132598581 isoform X2 encodes the protein MKRISLFRNYIWQWCIMFLLSAIHCGLLYSLYVPDWKFSVSQSTWSTIYELKCSVRGDLGPACNSAGMVDRYILGINHLYAKPVYRNMKECNGSNMPSWCHAAFDPEGILRMWEHQELLEENTLRESVNLFASWMLLDDHLVLEPVMPL
- the LOC132598581 gene encoding uncharacterized protein LOC132598581 isoform X3, whose protein sequence is MKRISLFRNYIWQWCIMFLLSAIHCGLLYSLYVPDWKFSVSQSTWSTIYELKCSVRGDLGPACNSAGMVDRYILGINHLYAKPVYRNMKECNGSNMPSWCHAAFDPEGILRMWEHQELLEENTLRESVNLFARDVEGVYILAMYLY